A segment of the Deinococcus ficus genome:
GCGGCATAAAGCTGAAGTCGTTCATTGTTGAGCCCCAACATCTTCTGCAGATCGCTGTTGGGTGGGTACAGCTTGTTGTACCGGGTGATCTGGTAGCCGATAACCGTCTGGCCCGACAACCCCTTTAATGTCTCCCTGTAAAAGGTATAGACGCTGTCCATGAATTTGTTGACTTCACTTTTGTTTGCGCTTCGAATAGCTTCGATGTCCGCTTGAGATGATGCGTTCTCCGCCAAAAGCATCAGTGGTCGTGGCAGCAGTGGTGCTGCGGAAAGTTGCGCTCCCCCATACGACACTGCCTCTGCTTGAACCTGCGACATCCCTTCAACAGCGTCCAGCAATTGATCCATAGAAAATGAGACTTTCCCAGACGTTCCAGCGCTCGCGGAGGCGTTCGCGCGTACACGGGAGTACGTGTCCTTCGAAGCGAAACGGAAGACAACCACAATGTGCGCACCGCTGGCACGGACCTTCCCACTCACAAAGGCGGTGCCGCAATCCTGCACGAACGCGTCGTACCTATTGGCGTACGACGGGTCGTTTGGTTTTTTTGCCATGGCCGCTAACTTGCCCGGGTCTGAGGTACCAAAATATTCTACCAATATTCTTGGATTGGTTTCCCCTGCTATGGACTGCGGCTCGGAAATACTCGTCGCATTTGACACGAAGACTAAATCCATACCCGTTAAGGCGAGACGCTGCTCAAGAGAGAAGGTTGCCTTTCCTTTGAATATGCCGTACTTTGCAGATAATGACGCGTCGATCTTTAAGGCTTCGTACAACTCAGCCACTGTAGAAACCAAGCTATAACGCTGTTCCACAGTGGCTGATGGTTGATCTTTCAGAGACGCTGAAAGGGCCGGATTGGAACTCGTGGTGTCCGCGTCCGGGGATTTGATAGCGCAACGACGACCAACCTTTGCAAACGGGTCTTTTGGATTGAAATTGTCCAGAAAATCAAAGGCAGGCAAGGCTGGATGGGAGATGGTGGCAGAACCATCCTGTGCGGCCGATTGCGTAGTCAGCGTCAGCGTACATGCGGCAAACCAGACTCCCCATCTCTTCATGTCAGCCTCCCTGAAGCCGAAACCCAATGGTGAAGACTAAATCCGAGGAGCCCCATGGCCCAACGCGAGCGCGTTCGCCGATCCGTGAGCCGTTCTTCCTCAGCCTCTGCAGACGTCCTCCAGGCCCGAGCGGTGCCCCACACTTCTTCCAGCGAGTCGCGTGGACGTCACGGCTTAGGCCACGCGCAGTGAATGTGGTAGCTATGGCCGGCTTTACCTGGTCCCAAGATCTCCGTGGCGCCATAGAGGCGGCACAGGCGCATCACCTCCGCATAACTCGGGTTGTTTTTGGAAACGCGCACTCCGTTGATCGTATCGGCGTCGAACGCCACGCCTAGGTAGTGCCGCGAGTTGGGCTCGTGGCTTCCTCCGGCCAGGTCGGTGACGCGCAGGCGGTACTTGTCCGCGATGCGCAGCAGCCCATACAGCATCTGAGCCTTTAAGGTGGTCGTCCCGCCTGGCGCGTTTTCATACGCACTTCGACGAACCGCTTGACCCCTGGCCGCTTGAGTGATGTTGTCGAGTGCAGTGGCCTGGTCCTTCTCATGTCCCTTGGCCGGCTTGACGTGGACGTTCAGGAACGTCAGGTTTTGGTGACCCATCGCCTGTTGAGCAAGGACCTGCGGGCTGGGAAGTGCTTGCAGGCTCAGGGCGGCGGAGCACAGCAGGAGGAGCGGACTGAGCCGAAATCGATTGACCATGGTTCCACCTGTGTCCCAAGGGATGAAGGCATGCCAAAGCGAAGCGACCAGTGTGCAGGGTGGAGATGCCCCATCGTACTATGGATTTCGACTGGAAAAGACCGTATGTGCAGCCGCGCGTGGAAAAGACCGGCCCAGATGTCGTCGCGGTCTGTCTACAGGCTCAAATTGCACCTGCTGCCCCTGAAGATTCGACGCACGGTCAGGAGGCTGGCCAACCTGCCTCACGAACACTCGCCACCCCACAGGCCACGCGCCCTCGACGGTCACGGCCGGTGCTGGGTGCACATAGGCTGACGCCCGAGATCGCACTTTGGTGGCGTCCACGGCGGCGCTCTGCCACCGTCCTGATCCCCGCAAAGACCCTCACCCCGGTCTGGCACCGGGGTGGTGCGGCCCCGCATGAAAATCTTCGATGGTGCCTTCCAGCGCGAGGAGAAGTTCTTCGAAACCCGTCACTTCTCCCGCAACCAGACGATCCGGCCGCAGGCGTTCAGCGCCGCCGGGAATGTCGCCGCCCGCAAGTACTCGCCCACCATCGCCCTGGGCGCCGTGAAGATCCTGATCGGCGAGGTCTCCATCTACCACGACGGCGACCGCGTCTACGTCACGTACCAGAGCAGTACCGGCGGGCAGGAAAGTGCCGGCAGCGTCCCCGGTTCCGGCGGGCGCCTGTGGTCCGCCAGCGACTCCAGCAATCCCACCCTGCGGGCCGCGCTGGTCTTCGCCGAGGCGCTGCTGCTGGGCATCGCTCCCGAAACCCGCTCGGCGCTGTCGGCCGTGGCGAACCTCAGCGGCTACCCCGTGAGCAGCAGCGCCCTCAAGGCCCTCCCCGAGCAGAACGACGACTTCATCACCGAGATGCACCGCGTGGTTGACGCCGCGTACTTCGAGAACAAAGGCCGCGCCCTGACCATGTCAACGACGCCCGTGATCAGCGGCGTGGCCGGCCTGACGCTCGTGACGCCTGAACGCATCGCGCAGATCCTCGGCATCCAGCCTGGCCTGAGCCCCGCTCCGACCAGCAAGAGTAGCGTCCTGAACCGGCTTGCCCGGCTCACCCGCCGCGGCGGCGCGGCCCTCCTGATCGGCCCGCCCGGCGTGTTCAAGACGGAGACGATCAAGCAGCTGGTCCTGCAGACCGGGCACGCCGTCGTGAAGATGCGCGGCTCGCCCGGCATCGAAGACCAGGACTTTCTGGGGATGTACACGCCTGGCGCGGACAGCAAGGCGACGTGGGTGGACGGACCGCTCGCCCGGGCGTTCCGGCTGGCCAGCCGCGGCCCGACCATCCTGCACATCGACGAGAT
Coding sequences within it:
- a CDS encoding carboxypeptidase, with the translated sequence MVNRFRLSPLLLLCSAALSLQALPSPQVLAQQAMGHQNLTFLNVHVKPAKGHEKDQATALDNITQAARGQAVRRSAYENAPGGTTTLKAQMLYGLLRIADKYRLRVTDLAGGSHEPNSRHYLGVAFDADTINGVRVSKNNPSYAEVMRLCRLYGATEILGPGKAGHSYHIHCAWPKP
- a CDS encoding AAA family ATPase — encoded protein: MKIFDGAFQREEKFFETRHFSRNQTIRPQAFSAAGNVAARKYSPTIALGAVKILIGEVSIYHDGDRVYVTYQSSTGGQESAGSVPGSGGRLWSASDSSNPTLRAALVFAEALLLGIAPETRSALSAVANLSGYPVSSSALKALPEQNDDFITEMHRVVDAAYFENKGRALTMSTTPVISGVAGLTLVTPERIAQILGIQPGLSPAPTSKSSVLNRLARLTRRGGAALLIGPPGVFKTETIKQLVLQTGHAVVKMRGSPGIEDQDFLGMYTPGADSKATWVDGPLARAFRLASRGPTILHIDEILRFLPETLNVLVTAMDELSYDDAVAVIQPLIAKQDPEKQAGIIKAHLPNPDARYYMLQLPQGTLLFAPKPHLSWLMTTNMGEDHLQVAANIDAALLSRIHLVIDMPRAEPKVTLSLYERILAGVPGAERIAKVAQEFENNVYSHYQSGDGNLARPLDPRKVIAMLQETRACLEDGMPPADALVEAALVTAVPHCAARNPDGSLEEVGVSTTIDFLKEVIRFNQTLGGL